In Halobacterium noricense, the genomic stretch TCTTGCTGAGGGATTCGGTGGCGTCTTCGAGCTCGTCGGGGTCGACGTCGTCCTCGTCGAGGAGGGCTTCGAGGTTCTCGATTTCGTCGTTCACGTCGGCTTCGAGGTCCTCGTCGACGAGTTCCTCGTTCTCTTCGAGGAGGCTGTTCGCGCGCTGAATCGCGGTCTCGGCCTCGTTACGGGCTTCGATGCGCTCGCGGCGCTGCTCGTCCTCCTCGGCGTGCTGTTCGGCCTCCTCCTGCATCTCCTCGATTTCCTCGTCGCTGAGGCCGACGCCGCCCTCGATGGTGATGGATTCGGCGTTGCCGGAGCCCTTGTCCTCGGCTTCGACGTTCACGATACCGTCGGCGTCGATTTCGAAGGTGACTTCGATTTCGGGGGTGCCCGCGGGCGCTGGCGGGATGCCCGTGAGCTGGAAGTCGCCGAGCAGTTCGTTCTCGTTGGCGATTTCGCGCTCGCCCTGGAAGACGCGAATCTGGACGCTCGTCTGGTTGTCCGCGGCGGTCGTGAACACCTTCGACGCGGTCGTCGGGATGGCGGTGTTCTTCTCGATGAGGCGTTCGAAGAGCCCGCCCTTCACCTCGATACCGAGGCTGAGCGGGGTGACGTCCACGAGCACGATGTCGTCGACTTCGCCGGAGAGCACGCCGCCCTGCACGGCCGCGCCGAGCGCGACGGCCTCGTCGGGGTTGACGTTCTTCTTGGGCTCCTGGCCGACGAGCTCCTCGACTTGCTCCTGAACCTGGGGCATCCGCGTGGAGCCGCCGACCAGAATCACTTCGTCGATGTCGTTCTTCGAGAGACCGGCGTCCTCGAGGGCCTGCTCCGTCGGGCCGACGGTGCGCTCGATGAGGTCCTCGGTGAGGCTCTCGAATTTGGCGCGCGTGATGTCCTGTTCGAGGTGGACCGGACCCGAGTCGGTCGCCGTCACGAACGGGAGGTTGACGGTCGTCTCCTTGCGGGAGGAGAGTTCGATTTTGGCTTCCTCGGCGGCGTCCTTGAGCCGCTGGAGGGCCTGCTCGTCGTCGCGTAGGTCGATGCCGTGGTCGTTCTCGAATTCGTCGGCGAGGTAGTCGATGATGGCCTGGTCCCAGTCGTCGCCACCGAGGTCGTTGTCCCCGTTGGTCGCGACGACCTCGTAGACGCCGCCACCGAGGTCGAGGATGGAGACGTCGAAGGTGCCGCCACCGAGGTCGTAGACGAGGACAGTCTGGTCCTGGTCCTCGTCGAGGCCGTACGCCATCGACGCGGCAGTCGGCTCGTTGACGATGCGCTCGACCTCGAAGCCCGCGATTTCGCCGGCGTTCTTCGTCGCCTGGCGCTGCTTGTCGTTGAAGTACGCGGGGACCGTGATGACGGCCTTCTCAACGTCCTGGCCGAGGTACTCTTCGGCGTCGTGCTTGATCTTCTGGAGAATCATCGCCGAAATCTGCTCCGGCGTGTACTCCTCACCGTCGAGTTCGACCGTGTAGTCCTCGCCCATGTGGCGCTTGATGGACGCGACGGTCTCCTCGGAGTTCTGGACGGCCTGATTCTTCGCGGGTTTCCCGATGAGGCGCTCGCCGTCGTCGAACGCGACCACCGACGGGGTCGTGCGGTCGCCTTCGCTGTTGACGATGATTTCGGGGTCTCCACCTTCCATCACCGCGAACGCGCTGTTCGTGGTGCCGAGGTCGATGCCCAAAATCTTCTCACTTGCCATGTTACCCGTGTGTAAGCCGCGTTTTCCCTTTAAGCCTTGCTAGTGACACCGAGTGCCACGAACGAGCGAGTCGCTGCCATCTTGCGGTTTTCCCGACCACCGGAAAAACGGGCCGGCGGATTTATGACGAACCGGTGGACTATCGGTGCGTCGTCCGCCGAAAAAATTCCCGAGTGCCGCAGAACGTTACTCGCCGCCAGGACCGTCGCTGACGGTGACCTGCGCGGGCCGGAGCACTTTCCCGCCCATCTCGTAGCCCGAGCGGTAGACGTCCGTGACCGTGCCCTCGGGCTGGTCGCTGTCCACGCGCATCATCACTTCGTGCCGCTGCGCGTCGACCTCCTCGCCGGCGGACGGCGCAATCTCGGAGACGCCCTCCGCGTCGAGCACGCGGTCGAACTCCTTGCGCGTGAGTTTCACGCCCTCGCGGAGGCTGTCCACGTCCCCGGACTCCTCGTCGAGCGCGCGGCCGAGGTTGTCCCGTACGTCCAACAGGCGCTCGACGAGGTCCTCGGTGGCGCGCTCCCGGATGTCCTCCTGCCGCTGCTTCGCGCGCTGCTTGTAGTTCTGGAAGTCCGCCTGCTTGGCCTGCAGTCGCTCCGTCAGGTCGTCGACTTCGGCCTCCGCCTCGGAGAGGTCGGCCTCCAGTTCCGCGACGCGGGCTTCGAGGTCCGCGACCTCGTCGCCGAGGTCCTCGTCGTGCTCGCGGACGCGCTCGGCCAGCGACTCCCCGCTGGCGTCGTCGGCGTCTGCGTCGGCGTCGGCAGCCTGCTCGGCGTCGTTGCTCATGTGCGTGGGAAACGGATACTCGGGTTTACGGATTTCGGGACGCCCGCGCTCGGCGCTACTGAGTCCGACGACTAATTAGCGTCCGCTTCCTACGTCCGCGCGTGACAGTCCGGCTGGCGTTCGAGGACGGCACGCTTCGCGTCGAGCACGACGGCGACGGCCCGCCCACCGACGGCGTCGCCAGCCTGCCCGGCGTCGAGTACGACGAGCGCACGGAGACGGGACGAGCGCCGGCAATAGCGTACGCCGACCTCGTCGCGTACCTCGACGCGCGCGAGATTCCCTACGAGGACGACGCGCTCCACGCCGACGCCCTCGCCGTCGAATCCGCGTACGAACTCCGGGACTACCAGCAGGACGCCCTCGACGCGTGGACCGGCAACGACCGCCGCGGGGTGCTCGAACTGCCGACGGGCTCCGGGAAGACGGTCATCGGCTTGAAGGCCATCGAGGCGGTCGGCCAGTCCGCACTCGTCGTCGTGCCGACCATCGACCTGTTGACGCAGTGGAAGCGCGAACTCGGCCGCGAGTTCGACTGCGACATCGGCCAACTCGGCGGCGGCGAGCAAGTGGTGGGGCCGATTACGGTCGCGACCTACGACTCCGCGTACCTCCGCGCGGACGACCTCGGCGACCGGTTCGGGCTCGTCGTCTTCGACGAAGTCCACCACCTCGGCGGCGAGGAGTTCCAGAACATCGCGCGCCTGCTCGCCGCGCCCGCTCGACTCGGCTTGACGGCGACGTTCGAGCGCCCCGACAACGCCCACGAGGTCGTCGCGGACCTCGTCGGCGACGTCGTCTACCGACTCTCCGCGGACGACCTCGCGGGCGACCACCTCGCGGAGTACGACGTCAAGCGCCTCGAAGTGCCGCTGACGGCCGCGGAGCGCGAGCGCTACGAGGCCGCACAGGGGACGTTCACGGACTACCTCAAGCAGTCGAACGTCCGACTGCGCTCGGGCAGCGACTACCAGGAGCTCGTGAAGCGCTCCGGGAACGATCCGCGGGCACGCGAGGCGCTGCTGGCGAAACAGCGCGCGCGCCGTATCGTCCGCGAGAGCGACGCGAAAGTCCAGCGTCTCGAAGGCATCCTCGACCGCCACCGCCGCGACCGCGTCATCGTGTTCGCGGCGTCGACGGACCTCGTCTACCGGCTCTCCGAGACGTTCCTCCTCCCCGCGATCACGCACGAGACGGGCGCCAGCGAGCGCCGAACCATTCTGGAGAAGTTCCGGAGCGGTGAGTATTCGCGGGTCGTCACGGCGAACGTCCTCGACGAGGGCGTGGACGTGCCGGACGCGAACGTCGCGGTGGTGTTCGCGGGCAGCGGCAGCGAGCGCGAGTTCACGCAGCGGCTCGGGCGCGTGCTCCGACCGAAGGAGGACGGCGGGCGCGCGCTGCTGTACGAGCTCGTGAGCGCCGACACCGCAGAAGAACGGGTCGCCGACCGCCGCCGCTAGTCCTCGACGAGGTCCGTGTTCCAACTGGCGTTCGTGACGTCGTCGTAGGCGACGTCGTACTCGACGCGGACGACCGTCGTCTCGTTCGGGCCGAGGGTGACCTCTCGGACGCGCGTGTAGGCCTCGTCGTCGAACTCCGTGTTGACGTACAGCGTCCCCGACGCCTCGCGGCCGGAGGGGTTGCTGACGGTGACGACGACCACGACGTTGCCATTCTCGCCTTCCTCGTACGTGGAGTCGGCGACCGTCAACCCCGCCTCGCTATCGCCGCTTCGCAGGCAGCCCGCGAGCGGGAGGGCGACGCTCGCGACGGCCGTCCGTCGGAGCAGCGTCCGCCGGTTCATACGTCTCGGTCCGGGCGTACCGGCAAGAATCTTCTGTATCCTTTTGTGCGTGCGCCGCCAACCGCCGAGCGTGCTGACGAAAGACCTCCTGCGAGTGTCCCGGGCGGGCGGCGGCTACCAGCCGCAGTTCGCGAGCGAGGACGACGAGGCGCTCGCCGCGCGCGTGCTCGGGACCTTCCAGGGCCACGTCGGCGAGGAGCGTGCGGACCTCCGCGAGTCGCTGACGGACCTGGAGCAGGAGGCACGCGACTTCAAACTCGTGCGCGGGCTCGCGCACCTCGTCGAGCGCGACGCGGCCTTCGAGGTGCAGTCCGCAGTCGACCCGCGGTCGGCGCGCCGCGCAGCGTTCACCGCCGCCGAGGACGTGGGCGTCGTCGACGCCGACGAGCGCGAGCGCGCGCTCTCCGCGGCAGCCGACGGCTTCCCGGGCGACGTAACCTCTGACGAACTCGCGGCCTCGCTGTACGCCGACCGCGAGACTCGGGAAGTGTTGACGGAGGTCGCCTCACGCTGGACGCCCGCGTCGCTGGTCGCCCAGTACAACCTCTCGCTCGCGCAGACCGCGCTGTTCGACGCGACCGAACTCCGGGTGCGCTCCTCGGACCCGCGCCGGCTCGTCTCCGCGGTGAAGCGCCTCGGCTTGCTGTACGAGGTGATCCCCGTCGAGGACGGCGAGGGCCGCGAAGTCGTGCTCACCGGCCCGGACGCGCTGTTCCAGCGTTCGCGGCGGTACGGCACGCGGTTCGCGCGCGTCCTCCGGACGGTCACGAAAGGCGACGACTGGGAAGTCGAAGCCACAATTGAGGACCGTGGCCGGGAGCGCCTGCTCGAACTCTCCACGGGCGACCTCGACGTGCCGGACGCCGACCCCGTCACGGACGTGGAGTACGACAGCGGCGTCGAGCGCGAGTTCGCCGCGCGCTTCCAATCGCTGGATTTGGACTGGGAGCTCGTTCGCGAGCCGGACGTGCTCGCGGCCGGCGACCGCCTGATGGTGCCGGACTTCGCGTTCGATTACGCGTTCGGCGACGAGCGCGTCTACTTCGAAATCATGGGCTTTTGGACGCCCGAGTACGTCGAGAAGAAGCTCTCCCAACTGGACGCCACCGACGAGACGCTGCTGGTCGCCGTGGACGCCAGTCTCGGCGTCGGCGAGGACATCCAGTCCCGCGACCACCGCGTCGTCGAGTACACGGGCTCCGTGCGCGTGAAGGACGTCGTGGACGCACTCCGCGACCTCGAAGCCGACCTCGTCGCCGAGTCGGCGGCCGCGCTCCCGGACGAACTCGCGCCCGACGCGGACGCAATCACGCTCGCGGACCTCGCGGCGTCCCGCAGCGTCAGCGAGGCCGCCATCGAGGACGTGCACTTCCCCGAGCACGAACTCGTGGGACGCACGCTCGTCCGACCCGACGTGTTGGACGACGTGGCTGCGGAGCTAGCGGCAGGGATGTCGCGGGCTGACGCCGAGACTGTCGCAGCGGATTACGGCGTGGCCGACGCGAGCGCGCTGTTCTCCCGGCTCGGCTACCGCGTCGAGTGGGACGGATTGAGTGGTGGGACGCTGCGCGAGAAATAAGCCACTTAGGTTATATTTACGAACATAACTCCTATACGTTATTAGTGGGTACGTCGTGTTGATGACGACCCGGTACGTCCTCCTCGGCGACGTTGTCTCCTCTCGGGAGATAGACGACCGTGCGGAGTTTGGAGCGCGGCTCCGCGAGGCCTGCCGGACGGTGGCCGAGCAGCACGAGAACGCGTTCGACGCACCGCTCGAACCGCTCAAGGGAATCGACGAGATTGGCGGGGTTCTCACCACCGTCGAACCGCTGTACGACGTCCTCGACACGCTTCACGCTGCGCTCCACCCACACGAACTCAGAGTCGCCGTCGCTAAAGGTGTCGTCGACGTCGGCCTCGACTCTGGAGACGTCTCACAGATGGACGGGCCCGCGTTCCACCGGGCGGACGACCTCCTCTCGGAACTCGAACGTGGAGCACTTCGGTTCACGTTCGACTTCCAGATGGAGTCACTCGATACGGCAGTTGCCGACGAGGTGAATCTCTTGTTCGCGTCCAAGCGTCGCTGGACGGACCGCGAGCGGGAAGTCGTCGAGAGCTATCTGGAGACGGGTTCGCAAGCTGAGACAGCCAACGCACTCGACATCTCACAGGCAGCGGTCTCTCAGGCCCTCTCACGCGCATCGTGGCCGACCGTCCGTGAAATTGAAACCAGATTACGAACCACCCTGCAAACAGTATGAGCGCGCTCCCGTTCGTTCCGACCGCGGAACGACTCCTCGTCGTGGTTGCCAGCTACGCATTCCTGTTAGCGACGAGCGGGTTCGTCGTCACACGGTCACTTCGTACTGTCCCGTCGGACGACGACGTTCCGACTGGTCGCGAGCGCGCCGTCGGGGTTCTCGTCGGGAAGTGTGAAAACGTGCTAACGCTCACGTTCGTCCTCGCTGGCGCGTACACCGCGCTTGCTGTCGTGTTCGCCGCGAAAGGAATCGTTCGGAAAGACGACATCGAGAAGAACAGCCTGTTCTACCTGGCCGGGACGCTGGTCAACCTCACGTACTCCGTGCTCGTCGGACTCGCGGCTGCAGTTCTCGTCACCGTCCTCTGAACTACAGGTCCCGGCGATGCCCCTTCGGTACCATCGACTTGAGGTCGCCGTACGTGTAGAGGCCGACGCCGATGGGTTCGACACCGCCGGCGAGTTCGTGAGCGACGACGAGATAGCCCCAGTCGCCGCCCCACTCGATTTCCTGCTCCTCGCCCGCGATGAAGCGCTTCGCGCGCTCGTCGCCGAGCACGATGACGTTCTGTTCGGCGTCGCGGCCGAACCGCTGGACGGCGTCGGTCGTGGGCTTCCAGTGCTCCTGCCGCGTGCGCAGGATTTTCAGGCCGAGCGCTTCGACGGGCACCGGCTCCCCGGGGTCGTAGGGGAGCGCCCAGACCTTCCCCTTGCCCTTCTCCCAGAACGTGTACTCGTCGAAGGTGTCCTCGGGGACGGCGAACCGGTCGACCCACCAGTTCACGACGGCCTCGCGAGACGGCCGACCTTTGACCGTCCGGTCGGCGTCCGTCTCGGGGAGGCGGTCGAACTGGCCGCTTCTGTTCCGGCGGAAGTGGTCGACACCGCTGTCACCACCGCTGTCGCTCTCGCTGGAACCGCGGTCGTCGTCAGTCACGCCGTCACCTCCAGTTTCGCGGCGAAGAACCCTCCCGTGTCGTTCTGGTGGGGGTAGTAGCGGCGCGTCTTCGTCAGCGAGTCGTCGTACGTCTCGTCGTTCCACTCCGTGATTCCGGGCGAGGATTCGAGGCCGGTGTCGAACTCGACGAGCCGACAGTCGCCGTCGGAGAGGGCGCTGTCGACGACGGCCTCGTTCTCTTCGGGGGCGAACGTGCACGTGGAGTACACCACGGTCCCGCCCTCGCGAGTGAGTTCGATGGCGCGTTCGAGGATGTCCGACTGGAGCGCACCGAGATTCCGGCTGGCACTCGCCCCCGCGCCGTCGAGGGCGTCGGCGTTCTTGCGGACGGTGCCCTCGCAGGTGCAGGGCGCGTCGACGAGCGCGCGGTCGAAGGCGTCGACGTTCGGGAACGCGTCGAGCGTCGCGCGGCGAGCGTCCGTGTTCGTCACCGCCGCGCACGTGACGCCGAGGCGGTCGCAGTTCCCGCGCAGCGCGGAGAGGCGGCCGAGGTTGTCGTCGTTCGCGACGACCAGACCCTCGTCGTTCATCTCTGCCGCGATCTGGGTGGTCTTCCCGCCGGGCGCGGCACACGAGTCCCAAACGACCTCCCCCGGTTGCGGATCGAGAATCGCGGGCGGCACGGCCGACACTTCCTCCTGGCCGTGAATCCAGCCGTGGACGTAGGGCCACGTGTTCCCCGGTTTGCCGGTGGCGACGCCCAGCACGTCGCTGTTCCAGTCGCGGCCGTAGACGTCGACGCCCTCGGCTTCGAGGGCGTCGACCACGCGGTCCCGGGTCGCCTTGATCGAGTTGACCCGGACCGTCGTGGGGAGGTGGCGTTCGCAGGCGTCGAGGAACGCGTCGAAGTCGTCGACGAGCGGTTCGTATCGCGAGAGCGCGTCCATTACCCCGGTGATACGCCCGACGGGCGCTTGTGGGTTACGCTCGCCGGCGGCGCCGGCCGCACTCCTCGCGCGCCGCCCCCGCCTTTAAGCCGTCTCCGGGAGTCGGTTCGCGCATGGCGAGCATTCGCACCAAAACGGAGTTCGACCTCGAAAATCCGACGCTCGTCGAGGGGCTGCCGGGCGTCGGGCTCGTCGGCAAAATCGCCACCGACCACCTCGTCGACGCCTTCGAGATGGAGTACGTCGCGAGCGTGGACTGCCAGAACATCCCCCGCGTCTCCGTCTACGAGGAGGACGCGCGTGACGTCCTCCCGCCGGTCCGGCTGTACGCCGACGAGTCCCGGGACCTGCTCGCGCTCCAGTCGGACGTACCGCTGGCCCGCGACACCGGCGGCGCGTTCGCGGACTGCATCACCGAGTGGCTCGCGGACAACGACGCCACGCCGCTGTACCTCAGTGGCCTCCCGATGCAGAACCTCGACCCCTCGAACGTCCCCGACGTGTTCGGCATCGCCACCGGTGACGCCGCGTCCCGTCTCGACGCCAACGACATCGGGACGCCACCCGAACGCGGCCTCGTCAGCGGTCCGACGGGTGCGCTCATCAACCGCGCGGCCGAGAGCGACATCGACGCCATCGGACTCGTCGTCGAGTCCGACCCGCAGTTCCCCGACCCCGCGGCGTCCAAGCGCCTCCTCGACGAAGCTGTCGACCCGCTCGCCGACGTCGACGTCCCCACCGAGGAGCTCGTCGAGGAGGCCGAGCAGATTCGCGAACAGAAAAAGCGCCTCGCCGAGCGCATGCAGGAAGCCGAGGAGGAGGAGTCCACGCAAGCGCGCCCGATGCGGATGTTCCAGTAGCGTCGCGGCGGCTCCGAGTCTCGGCCGACGTGCGGGTAGCCCGACTCGCGTGGCGTCGTTCGACAGAAATGCACCGACCGGGAGTCTCGCGAGCACAGCGAGCGAGACATCGGTCGGAAACGACCGGCGGGAGTGCACCGACCGGGAGTGAGCAGTCCGAAAGACTGCGAACATCGAAAGACGCCACGCGTCTTTCGGGATTTGAACCGTTGTGAGACGTTCCTGCTCGCTACGCTTCGCGGGCTGCGACTCACAGGGTTCAGAATCCCTGTGCATTTCGTCTCACTCCGTTCGACAGAAATGCACCGACCGGGATTTGAACCCGGGCCATGAGCTTGGAAGGCTCAGGTCCTAGCCACTAGACCATCGGTGCGCTGCGCTTCGCTTGCGCGCCGTGGCTCGCAAAACATTCGGTTTTGCTCACCATCGGTGCTCGTTCCACTCGCACCGCGCATCGGCGAAATCCGTTCGCCTCAACATCGGTGCTCACGTGCCAGTTCCTCCCGGTCGCTTAAGGGCGTTACTCTTCGCCGTGGACGACGCCGTAGCAGTTCCCGCTGGCAGTGAACGTTTCGGCGACGGCGAGCGAGCTGGCCGCGAGGTCCGCGCGGAACTCCTCGGGGCTGTAGACGTGGTAGAAGCGCGGGACCGTCTCGCCGCCGGGGAGCGTCCAGTCGACGGTGGTGTCGAATCCCTCCACGCTGATCTCACTGCCTTCGGCCGTTCGACTTTCCGAGGGGTTTCGCGCCTCGCGGTCGAATTTGTCGTGGGTGGTGCTCCACGCGCTCACGAGGGCGTCGCCGTCGGCGGTGAGCACGCGCGCGAGTTCGTCGAGGCTGGCGACGCGGGCGTCCCGGTCGGGGAGGTGGTGGATGGTCGCGATGTACACTGCCAGGTCCGCGACATCCGCGGCGAGCGGGAGGCGTTCGGCGTCGCCGGCGACGAGGGCCGCGTCGAAATCGTGGTCGGCGGCGCGCTCGCGAGCTTCGTCGAGGAGGCCGCGGCTGGCGTCCACGCCGACTGCGCGGTCGGCGCATTCCGCGAGTAGTTCGGTGTGGCGGCCGTTCCCGCAGCCGACGTCGACGGCGACGCTGCCGGTGCGGTCGGCGAGGAACGTCTCGATTTCCGGCCACGGGTACTCGCGGGTCTTCGAGAAGTGCTCGGCGATGCGGTCGTAGGTGTGGTGGATGTCAGTAGTGTCAGTCACGAGAGTCACCCGAGGAGGACGAACGTACCGTACGCGAGCGCGAGCATTACAGTGGCGTGTTTCGCGCCCGCCTTCACGCTTCCCTGTCCCATTTGCCCGGCGACGAGCCCCGAGCAGACCGCCTGCACGAGCCCCGTGTGGAAGAAAACGAGGCTGTACGCGTCCTTCGTGGCTTGCGTGAGTTGGGCCGTCCGCGAGAACGCGCCCGAGCCACCCCCACCGGGGAGCTGGTCGGTGGATGCGGTGGCGTCCACGACCGGGATGTTCGGGATGAAGATGACGTCGAGCGCGACGATGATGGCGAAGAAGACGAAAAAGGAGATGTAGATGACGACGAGGTACGTCAGCAGTTCGCTGCGGCGGTCGCGTTCGAGCCGCCGGGTCGCCTTCGCTTCGTTGGCGGCGATGCGCAGGACGGGGCCGAGGTCGCCGCTGGCCTGCATCGCGTTCGTCGTCAGCGTCACGACGCGGGAGATGGCGGGGGTGTCCGTGCGGTCGCGGAAACGGCCGAACGCGTGCTCGACGCGTGCGCCCCACTGCACGTCCGCCCACGTGCGTTCGAGTTCCGTGGTGAGCGCGCCGAGGTCGCTGCCGACGACGCGCCCGAGGCTCTGGACGACCGGCATCCCGACCTCGTTCGTGGACGCGAACCGGTCGAGGAAGTCCGGGACGCCCGCCTCGACGGCTTTCACGCGGCCTCGGTGGAGTTCGTATGCGATCGTGAACGTCCCGAGCACGAACAGCGTCGCGTGGACGAGCGGGTCGTCGTACGCCGTGAGGTCGGTGACGCCAGCCGACGCGAACGGCCACCACCGGACGACGAGGTAGAGCCCGGCGAGTGGCGTCGTCGCGTACAACAGCATGGTCGGGGATTCGCGGACGACCGACAGCGGGTTGCGCAGCCGGTAGAGTATCGGCCGCAGCGTCTCGTAGACGTCGAGGCGCTGGCGATTGAGCTCCGTCTCCGTCGCCGTGCCCGCGGTCTCCCCACCGTCCGTGCGCGCCGCCGACCGCCGCGGGATGGACTGGAAGCGCGTGGCAGCCGCCGACGCTTCCTCGCCGGTGACCGTGCCGCCGGTCGCGGTCTCGGTGATGCTGTCGAGGTAGACCACGAACCCGAGCGTCGCCATCGGAATCAGCAGGTACGCGGTGAACTGCAGGAACGTCAGCGTGTCTCCGAGCGTGAGACCGACGACGACGAGGATGGTGATGAGGAACAGCGGGCCGGCGACCAGCAGCGTGACGTAGGCCTCCGCCAGCGTCGCGAGCAGTTCGAGGAACTGCGCCTGCTGGGCTTCGGCTTCCTCCGCGTAGTAGTCGTACTGGCGCTCGAGGAACCCCGGGAGGTTGCGGCCGCTCTGGAGGACGCTCGTGAGGTTCTCCGCGAACTCCGAGAGTTCCTCGCTCGGCGTGCGCTGACCGAGCCGGCCGAGCGCGCGCAGGATGTCCGCACCGTACATGTCGACGTCCTTGACGACGATGGCCATCTCCTCGGCGCTCTCCCCGTAGACGTCGCGGTTGCGCGCGAGAATCCGCAACACCTCGGGGAGCGCCATCCCGCTCCGCGAGAGCGCGTAGAGGAACGCGACCGTGCGCTCCATCGAGACGTCGATGCGGCGCTCGCGCTCGCCCGCCCGGTAGCTCGGCATCGACCACCGGAGCTGGTAGGCGGCGTACGCCGCCAGCACGCCCAGTGTCGCGCCCGAGGCGAGGAAGAGCACGAACAGTTCGCTCACCGCGAACCCGCCGACGCCGTCCACGAACAACCCCTGTACGGCTGCGGGGAACCGCGACTGGAGGCTCGCGGGGGCGCTCCCGAGGAACACGAGCACGCTCGCGACGAGGTAGACGCCGAGGATGCTGCCCGCGAGCGCGCCGACCGTCGCGTAGAAGAACGTCCGCGCGGCGTACACGCGGTACGTCTGCGGGACGTGTGCGCCCTGCAGCGCGGCGACCTGCTCGGGGTTGGCTTCCCGGCGGCGACGCGCGAGCCCGCCGAACGCCGCCAGCGACACCCGAGAGACGAAGCGGTCTATCGGACGGGCGACCGGCGCGGCCGCGAGCGCGAACAGGACGCCGAGCACTGCGACCAGCGGCGCGAAGACCAGTGGCGACGCCATACTACTCGGCGACACCCGGCGCGTTCACGACGACGTCCTCGTCGAATTCGGCCTGGACGCGGTCGACGACGCGCTGCGGGTCGGCGTAGTACTCGTTGATGACGGCCGTGAACTGCCGGTAGTCCGTGACGTCCTGCTCGGTGAGGTACCGGAGGACGCGCTTGCGGTTCCGGAGTTCGCGCAGCAGTTCGCCCCGCGACCAGCCGCGCTCGTCCCGAATCTCGTCGAGCACCACCGAGTCGCGCTGCTCGAAATCGTCGTCAGTGGGGTTCCACTCGAACGCCGTCGAGTAGTCGAGGTCGCCGGTGCGCTGGTCGATGCCCTCGATTTCCGCGATAACGCGGTTCCGGCGCACGCGCTCGCCGCCGACGTGCGTGAGCGTCTGCACGCAGAGGATGTCGAGGCTCTGAATCATCGCCCGCGGGACGTTGATGGGCTCGTTCTCCAGGCGGTTGATGACCGTCTGCACGCTGTCGGCGTGCATCGTCGAGTACGTCGTGTGGCCGGTGTTCATCGCCTGGAACAGCGTGATCGCCTCGTCGCCGCGCACCTCGCCGACGATGATGTACTCGGGGCGGTGGCGCAGCGCCGAGCGCAGCAGGTCGTACATCGTGACGTCCTCGCCCTCGCCGATGGACTCTCTGGTGACCGAGGAGAGCCAGTTCTCGTGAAACAGCGTCAGTTCGCGGGTGTCCTCGATGGTGAGCACCTTCGAGCGCGGCGGCACGAACATCGAGATGGCGTTCATCGACGTCGTCTTCCCGGAGGCGGTGCCGCCCGCGAACAGCAGGCTCTTGTTGGACTCGATGGCGAGCCAGAGGTACGCCATCTGGTCGAGGTCGAACGTGTTGTAGTCGACGAGCGTCGCGGGCGTGAACGGGTCCTCGCTGTACTTCCGAATCGTGAACGCCGACCCGCGCGGCGTGACTTCCTCGCCGAGCGCGAGCTCCGCGCGGGAGCCGTCCGGGAGCGTGGTCTCCGTCACGGGGTCGCCGATGGAGATGTGGCGGCCGGACTGCTGGGCGAGGCGCACGACGAACCCGTCGAGTTCCTCCTGCTCGTAGGAGACGTTCGTCTCCACGTCCGTGTACT encodes the following:
- a CDS encoding type II/IV secretion system ATPase subunit; the encoded protein is MPNDFLADIDRQLEAVRQRAERVVDVVRGSTVELVEYDPAAHGPLVDFDGLDGYEEVDRYWVHAPYAFVYVGHDAENDEYRYHVVEPALDDFEQELLETLYDDIRDALIYDAEYEPDDPEAVLKRQMKRLVEEYGIDVGPNAFYRLFYYLHRAFEGFEKLDPLMRDPHIEDISCDGYGVPLFVYHDQYTDVETNVSYEQEELDGFVVRLAQQSGRHISIGDPVTETTLPDGSRAELALGEEVTPRGSAFTIRKYSEDPFTPATLVDYNTFDLDQMAYLWLAIESNKSLLFAGGTASGKTTSMNAISMFVPPRSKVLTIEDTRELTLFHENWLSSVTRESIGEGEDVTMYDLLRSALRHRPEYIIVGEVRGDEAITLFQAMNTGHTTYSTMHADSVQTVINRLENEPINVPRAMIQSLDILCVQTLTHVGGERVRRNRVIAEIEGIDQRTGDLDYSTAFEWNPTDDDFEQRDSVVLDEIRDERGWSRGELLRELRNRKRVLRYLTEQDVTDYRQFTAVINEYYADPQRVVDRVQAEFDEDVVVNAPGVAE
- a CDS encoding RsmB/NOP family class I SAM-dependent RNA methyltransferase, coding for MDALSRYEPLVDDFDAFLDACERHLPTTVRVNSIKATRDRVVDALEAEGVDVYGRDWNSDVLGVATGKPGNTWPYVHGWIHGQEEVSAVPPAILDPQPGEVVWDSCAAPGGKTTQIAAEMNDEGLVVANDDNLGRLSALRGNCDRLGVTCAAVTNTDARRATLDAFPNVDAFDRALVDAPCTCEGTVRKNADALDGAGASASRNLGALQSDILERAIELTREGGTVVYSTCTFAPEENEAVVDSALSDGDCRLVEFDTGLESSPGITEWNDETYDDSLTKTRRYYPHQNDTGGFFAAKLEVTA
- a CDS encoding class I SAM-dependent methyltransferase, which encodes MTDTTDIHHTYDRIAEHFSKTREYPWPEIETFLADRTGSVAVDVGCGNGRHTELLAECADRAVGVDASRGLLDEARERAADHDFDAALVAGDAERLPLAADVADLAVYIATIHHLPDRDARVASLDELARVLTADGDALVSAWSTTHDKFDREARNPSESRTAEGSEISVEGFDTTVDWTLPGGETVPRFYHVYSPEEFRADLAASSLAVAETFTASGNCYGVVHGEE
- a CDS encoding proteasome assembly chaperone family protein codes for the protein MASIRTKTEFDLENPTLVEGLPGVGLVGKIATDHLVDAFEMEYVASVDCQNIPRVSVYEEDARDVLPPVRLYADESRDLLALQSDVPLARDTGGAFADCITEWLADNDATPLYLSGLPMQNLDPSNVPDVFGIATGDAASRLDANDIGTPPERGLVSGPTGALINRAAESDIDAIGLVVESDPQFPDPAASKRLLDEAVDPLADVDVPTEELVEEAEQIREQKKRLAERMQEAEEEESTQARPMRMFQ
- a CDS encoding type II secretion system F family protein codes for the protein MASPLVFAPLVAVLGVLFALAAAPVARPIDRFVSRVSLAAFGGLARRRREANPEQVAALQGAHVPQTYRVYAARTFFYATVGALAGSILGVYLVASVLVFLGSAPASLQSRFPAAVQGLFVDGVGGFAVSELFVLFLASGATLGVLAAYAAYQLRWSMPSYRAGERERRIDVSMERTVAFLYALSRSGMALPEVLRILARNRDVYGESAEEMAIVVKDVDMYGADILRALGRLGQRTPSEELSEFAENLTSVLQSGRNLPGFLERQYDYYAEEAEAQQAQFLELLATLAEAYVTLLVAGPLFLITILVVVGLTLGDTLTFLQFTAYLLIPMATLGFVVYLDSITETATGGTVTGEEASAAATRFQSIPRRSAARTDGGETAGTATETELNRQRLDVYETLRPILYRLRNPLSVVRESPTMLLYATTPLAGLYLVVRWWPFASAGVTDLTAYDDPLVHATLFVLGTFTIAYELHRGRVKAVEAGVPDFLDRFASTNEVGMPVVQSLGRVVGSDLGALTTELERTWADVQWGARVEHAFGRFRDRTDTPAISRVVTLTTNAMQASGDLGPVLRIAANEAKATRRLERDRRSELLTYLVVIYISFFVFFAIIVALDVIFIPNIPVVDATASTDQLPGGGGSGAFSRTAQLTQATKDAYSLVFFHTGLVQAVCSGLVAGQMGQGSVKAGAKHATVMLALAYGTFVLLG